One genomic window of Elusimicrobiota bacterium includes the following:
- a CDS encoding ankyrin repeat domain-containing protein: MDILLCAFAAACLFAWTPSQAGQMVRVHLPDSCKPLMEAARDGNAARIEHALKGGADPNCRMEPGKTTALMVAVTNGPLAAAEPLLRRKANPNAQDSAGATALMFAAQLGKEDIVKALLKRGARTRIKAKNGVTAIDLAKDAGHKSVVAILSTAKR; this comes from the coding sequence ATGGACATCCTACTGTGTGCATTCGCGGCCGCATGCCTGTTCGCGTGGACGCCGAGTCAGGCAGGGCAGATGGTCAGAGTGCATCTGCCCGATTCATGCAAACCTCTGATGGAGGCGGCCCGCGACGGGAATGCGGCAAGGATCGAACACGCATTAAAGGGCGGAGCTGATCCGAATTGCCGGATGGAACCAGGAAAGACTACGGCGCTCATGGTCGCGGTTACCAACGGACCCCTTGCCGCCGCTGAACCCTTACTGCGGAGGAAGGCCAATCCAAACGCACAGGACAGTGCCGGCGCAACAGCGCTAATGTTCGCAGCTCAGCTAGGCAAGGAAGACATAGTGAAGGCGCTTCTAAAGCGCGGGGCGAGGACCCGGATTAAGGCAAAAAATGGCGTGACAGCAATCGACTTGGCCAAAGACGCGGGGCATAAAAGCGTTGTCGCTATCTTATCAACGGCGAAGCGATGA